From a region of the Mercurialis annua linkage group LG1-X, ddMerAnnu1.2, whole genome shotgun sequence genome:
- the LOC126666346 gene encoding temperature-induced lipocalin-1 produces MAAKKEMEVMKGVDLKRYMGRWYEIASFPSRFQPRNGVNTRATYNLNEDGTVHVLNETWSDGKRGFIEGSAYKADPNSDEAKLKVKFYVPPFLPIFPVVGDYWILYLDDDYSYALIGQPSRSYLWILCRNTHLDDDIYNKLVEKAKEEGYDVSKLHKTPQSDPPPQGEEGPKDTKGIWWIKSIFGK; encoded by the exons ATGGCAGCAAAGAAGGAGATGGAAGTGATGAAAGGAGTGGACCTGAAGAGATACATGGGAAGATGGTATGAAATAGCTTCATTTCCGTCGAGATTTCAGCCCAGAAATGGAGTGAATACGAGAGCAACTTATAATTTGAATGAAGATGGTACTGTGCACGTCTTGAATGAGACGTGGTCCGATGGAAAACGAGGGTTTATTGAAGGTTCTGCTTATAAAGCTGATCCTAACAGCGATGAAGCTAAACTTAAGGTTAAATTTTATGTTCCGCCATTCTTGCCTATCTTCCCTGTTGTTGGAGACTACTGGATTTTGTATCTCGATGATGATTATTCCTATGCTTTGATTGGTCAGCCTAGCAGAAGTTATCTTTGG ATACTTTGCAGGAATACTCATTTAGATGATGATATCTATAATAAGTTGGTGGAGAAAGCTAAGGAAGAAGGGTATGATGTGAGCAAACTTCACAAGACACCACAGAGTGATCCACCACCCCAAGGAGAAGAGGGTCCTAAGGACACCAAGGGAATCTGGTGGATCAAATCCATTTTCGGAAAATAG
- the LOC126665586 gene encoding VAMP-like protein YKT61 yields the protein MKITALLVLKCVPEGSDPIILANASDVSHFGYFQRSSVKEFIVFVGRTVAKRTPPDQRQSVKHEEYKVHSYNRNGLCALGFMDDHYPVRSSFSLLTKVLDEYQKNFGESWRTVQEDGTQPWPYLNEALTKFQDPAEADKLLKIQRELDETKIILHKTIDSVLARGEKLDSLVEKSSDLSAASQMFYKQAKKTNQCCTIL from the exons ATGAAGATCACGGCGCTTTTGGTATTGAAGTGTGTACCGGAAGGATCGGATCCGATTATATTAGCAAACGCATCGGACGTTAGCCATTTCGGTTACTTTCAGAGATCAAGCGTTAAAGAATTCATTGTTTTTGTCGGTCGTACCGTCGCTAAACGTACTCCTCCTGATCAACGACAATCCGTTAAACACGAAG agTACAAGGTGCATTCTTATAACAGAAATGGACTGTGTGCATTGGGATTTATGGATGATCATTATCCTGTCAGGAGTTCTTTTTCCCTTCTTACCAAG GTTCTAGATGAGTATCAGAAGAATTTTGGTGAATCGTGGAGGACTGTGCAGGAAGATGGCACTCAACCTTGGCCATATCTAAATGAAGCTTTGACTAAGTTCCAA GATCCTGCAGAAGCAGACAAGCTGTTGAAAATTCAGAGGGAGTTAGATGAGACAAAAATTATCCTG CATAAAACTATTGACAGTGTGCTTGCACGGGGTGAGAAACTCGATAGTCTAGTTGAAAAGAGCTCAGATTTGAGTGCTGCATCACAG ATGTTCTACAAGCAGGCAAAAAAGACGAATCAATGTTGTACCATACTGTAA
- the LOC126664525 gene encoding glycerophosphodiester phosphodiesterase GDPDL6 has translation MIRCLILISLLIHATAQAVQKPPASNKKWLTLNGQPPLVVARGGFSGVFPESSDFAIDMTLSSVPDVVMLCNLQLTKDGKGICQSDIRIDNTTNIDMVFPNNSRTYNVNGKDVNGWFSLDFTSEQLLSNVTVMQNILTRPSDFDNLLPIAAVDDVLRGKFQSYWIHVQYDKFYTEHKLSVASLIQKDKAFRYVDYLSSPEIGFLKSMNGKVSKTTKLIFTFLDKAAIEPTTNQTYGSILENLATVKSFAAGIAVPKDYIWPVTKANYLEKNATSLVPDAHKLGLEVYTSGFANDYVGVYDYSYDPTAEYLQFIDNKQFAIDGMITDFPPTASAALACFANFSEVDLPRKGGPMIISHNGASGVYAGCTDLSYQRALDDGSDIIDCSVQMSKDGVAFCLDSADLTGDTTAMTAFVTRSTTIPEIQPAAGIFSFDLTWSEIQTLQPQLVSPLGNNNLFPRNPASKNAGKFMTLADFLEFAKAKAASGILINIENAAYLAAKKGLDIVTTVSSALSNATFDKQATQQVLIQSDDTSVLSKFQNIPAYKRVLYLEEEIRDAPKNSIDEIKKFADAVNLPRSSLVPTNNGYALSTTSIIKEMHAANLTVYASVLRNEFATLAFDFFADSTLEIATYIVGLEVDGIITEYPATANRYLRNVCSNLNYDLTYSVLPIEPPLLLQFITAPMPAVAPAPVLDVADVVDPPLPAVTKITDSASTTSPPPTHKASSGTTNIANLSATLVMATMVLLSLVSKRC, from the exons ATGATCAGGTGTTTGATTCTCATTTCACTGTTGATCCATGCAACTGCTCAAGCTGTTCAAAAACCTCCAGCTTCCAACAAGAAATGGCTGACTTTAAACG GTCAGCCTCCGCTGGTGGTGGCGCGTGGTGGTTTTTCAGGGGTGTTCCCTGAATCCTCCGACTTTGCGATCGACATGACTCTTTCGAGCGTACCAGATGTTGTGATGCTATGTAATTTACAACTAACAAAAGACGGAAAGGGAATATGCCAATCAGATATAAGGATTGATAATACAACAAATATCGATATGGTTTTTCCTAACAATTCAAGAACATATAATGTCAATGGCAAGGATGTTAATGGCTGGTTCTCTCTGGATTTCACATCTGAGCAGCTTTTGAGCAATGTCACAG TGATGCAAAACATATTGACTAGACCGAGTGATTTCGACAATTTACTACCGATAGCTGCAGTTGATGATGTTTTACGCGGTAAATTCCAATCATATTGGATCCATGTTCAG TATGACAAATTCTATACTGAACATAAATTAAGTGTAGCATCACTTATTCAAAAGGATAAAGCATTTCGGTATGTTGATTACCTTTCAAGTCCTGAGATTGGTTTCTTGAAGTCGATGAACGGAAAAGTGAGCAAAACCACCAAGCTCATCTTCACTTTCCTTGACAAAGCTGCAATTGAACCCACAACCAACCAAACTTATGGTTCGATACTGGAAAATCTAGCCACGGTTAAGTCATTTGCTGCTGGAATTGCGGTTCCTAAAGATTACATATGGCCTGTAACCAAAGCCAACTATTTAGAAAAGAATGCAACCAGTCTTGTACCTGATGCTCATAAACTCGGTCTAGAAGTATACACGTCTGGTTTCGCGAATGACTACGTCGGAGTCTACGATTATAGCTACGATCCAACGGCTGAATACTTGCAGTTTATCGATAACAAACAGTTTGCTATCGATGGAATGATCACAGATTTTCCGCCTACAGCATCAGCAGCTCTTG CATGCTTTGCAAATTTCAGTGAAGTTGACCTGCCTAGAAAGG GTGGACCTATGATCATATCTCACAATGGGGCAAGTGGAGTTTATGCTGGCTGCACAGATCTTTCTTACCAAAGAGCTTTAGATGATGGATCCGACATTATAGATTGCTCGGTTCAAATGTCGAAGGATGGTGTGGCTTTTTGTTTGGATTCTGCAGATCTTACTGGAGATACAACAGCAATGACTGCCTTCGTTACTCGATCAACCACTATCCCGGAAATTCAACCAGCTGCCGGAATCTTTTCGTTTGATCTCACATGGAGTGAAATTCAGACATTGCAGC CTCAATTGGTAAGTCCTTTGGGTAACAATAACTTGTTCCCAAGAAACCCTGCAAGCAAAAATGCAGGTAAATTTATGACTCTGGCCGATTTTCTGGAATTCGCCAAAGCTAAAGCAGCCTCTGGAATTTTAATCAACATTGAG AATGCTGCTTACCTAGCCGCGAAGAAGGGTCTTGACATAGTAACTACTGTTAGCAGTGCCTTGAGCAACGCCACTTTTGACAAGCAAGCAACTCAACAAGTCCTAATTCAATCCGATGATACGTCGGTACTGTCCAAATTCCAGAACATTCCTGCTTATAAAAGAGTGCTGTACCTAGAAGAAGAAATAAGGGACGCGCCCAAGAATTCAATAGACGAAATCAAGAAATTTGCAGATGCAGTCAATCTGCCAAGATCATCACTTGTTCCAACTAACAATGGTTATGCTTTAAGTACAACCAGCATCATAAAAGAAATGCATGCTGCAAATCTGACAGTCTATGCCTCCGTTCTTAGGAACGAATTCGCTACACTTGCATTTGATTTCTTTGCAGATTCTACACTAGAGATTGCTACTTACATTGTTGGACTTGAAGTCGACGGTATCATAACGGAATACCCCGCAACTGCAAACAGATACTTGC GAAATGTGTGTTCAAACCTGAACTACGATCTCACATACTCGGTTCTTCCAATCGAACCGCCACTTCTACTGCAATTCATAACTGCTCCAATGCCAGCAGTAGCTCCTGCGCCCGTTCTGGACGTTGCAGACGTTGTAGACCCACCGCTACCAGCAGTAACTAAGATCACAGACTCTGCTTCCACAACTAGTCCTCCTCCAACCCATAAAGCAAGCTCTGGCACCACAAATATAGCCAATTTAAGCGCAACTCTAGTAATGGCAACAATGGTGCTGTTGAGCTTAGTGTCAAAGAGATGTTAG